A segment of the Candidatus Hydrogenedentota bacterium genome:
TTCTTCACGGTCATCGTGAGCGAGCGGTGCACGAAGTTGCCGACGACGTCGCACAGTTCGCCGTTGTACCGGTGCATGAAATCGTCCCAATCGAAGGCGGAATCCTTCGATTCGGGCGCAATGGCGCACAGGTAGTAGCGGATCACGTCCGGCGGAAACTGTTCGAGCGCCCAGCGTACCGAGATCATGTTGCCGCGCGATTTCGAGCCTTTTTCGGCTTGACCGGTTGCGCGGTTGAAGATGTTGAGATACTCGTTCGCGGGCACGTTGTCCGCGAGGATGTAATCGCTCTGGCCCATCAGCATAGCCGGGAAAATGACTGCGTGGAAGGGCACGTTGTCCTTGCCGATGAAATGGATCATCCGCGTGGCCGGGTCTTTCCACCAGCGCTCCCACGCGTTCGCGTCCCCGAGCGTATCGATGCCCCACTGGCGCGTATTGGTTACGTAACCGATGGGCGCATCAAACCAGACATAGATGCGCTTGGCGGCGGCTTCCGGGCCGTCCAGCGGGATGGGCACGCCCCAGTCCGTATCGCGCGTAATGCAGCGCGCGCGCAGGTCGTTTACCCAGCCGTAGGCGATGCCCTTCACGTTGTCGCGCCATTCAGGGTGCGCGTCGAGATAGGCGTGGAGCCGGTCCGTGAACTGGGGCAGATCGAGGAACCAGTGGCGCGATTTGCGCAGCACGGGCCGCGAGTCGTCGCCGGGGATATTCGCACGCGGTTCCACGAGCGTCTGCGGCGCATATTGGGCGCCGCAGCTTTCGCATTCGTCGCCGTTTGCGTTCGCATAGCCGCACTTGGGGCATGTCCCCTGCACGTAGCGGTCCGGCAGGTACCGGTTAGACTGTTCCGAATACCACAATTCCATCTCTTCCGCATGGACATACCCGTCCTGATGCAGCTTGCGGAAAAAGGCCTGGGTCGTGTCGACGTGCAGTTCCCATGAGGTGCGG
Coding sequences within it:
- the metG gene encoding methionine--tRNA ligase, with protein sequence MTETRQFARTLVTSALPYANGHIHLGHIAGAYLPADIYVRYKRLKGEKVLYVGGSDEYGVPITLTALKEGVSPRDVIDRYHAANADAFRRLGISYDIYGRTSWELHVDTTQAFFRKLHQDGYVHAEEMELWYSEQSNRYLPDRYVQGTCPKCGYANANGDECESCGAQYAPQTLVEPRANIPGDDSRPVLRKSRHWFLDLPQFTDRLHAYLDAHPEWRDNVKGIAYGWVNDLRARCITRDTDWGVPIPLDGPEAAAKRIYVWFDAPIGYVTNTRQWGIDTLGDANAWERWWKDPATRMIHFIGKDNVPFHAVIFPAMLMGQSDYILADNVPANEYLNIFNRATGQAEKGSKSRGNMISVRWALEQFPPDVIRYYLCAIAPESKDSAFDWDDFMHRYNGELCDVVGNFVHRSLTMTVK